Proteins encoded in a region of the Mercenaria mercenaria strain notata chromosome 1, MADL_Memer_1, whole genome shotgun sequence genome:
- the LOC123545712 gene encoding complement C1q tumor necrosis factor-related protein 3-like — protein MDIMIVLYNLLVLFGLSRSADGETQNSHGVILQRLKTLESKVSEQEKLISEQHEIILHQSERITALELSNRKGPFENIKDERLQEGPVVSKRFVLENEGPVAFTAAIKPLLIAHVKHMETIKFETVITSIGGGYDNQTGVFVAPVSGIYVFSCSLLDHMGPEVGVPNSAMLHAEIVHNQRVLGRIFAHATVTYRDQGAQTLFAQVSQGDQVWVRTIDNHDLGLGGELYSTFSGYLLQAV, from the exons ATGGACATTATGATTGTGTTATATAATTTACTAGTTTTGTTTGGGCTTTCAAGATCTGCTGATGGAGAAACACAAAATTCCCATGGAGTAATTTTACAGCGGCTGAAAACTTTGGAAAGTAAAG TTTCAGAACAAGAAAAGCTTATTTCAGAACAGCACGAAATAATATTGCACCAGTCGGAACGGATCACTGCGCTCGAACTATCAAACCGAAAGGGACCATTCGAAAATATCAAAGACGAACGTTTGCAAGAGG GACCTGTGGTATCAAAGCGTTTCGTTCTGGAAAACGAAGGCCCAGTCGCTTTTACAGCTGCAATAAAACCATTACTTATTGCGCATGTCAAGCACATGGAGacgatcaagttcgaaacagttATCACCAGTATTGGTGGCGGGTACGACAACCAGACAGGCGTGTTCGTGGCTCCAGTTTCGGGTATCTATGTCTTCAGCTGTTCACTACTGGACCACATGGGACCAGAAGTTGGAGTTCCAAACAGCGCCATGCTTCATGCCGAAATCGTACACAATCAACGCGTCCTCGGAAGAATATTTGCTCATGCCACTGTGACATACCGTGACCAAGGAGCACAAACTTTATTTGCTCAGGTAAGCCAAGGTGATCAGGTATGGGTGCGAACGATAGACAATCATGATCTTGGACTTGGCGGAGAACTATATTCGACGTTTTCTGGTTATCTTTTACAAGCTGTATGA